A region from the Gossypium hirsutum isolate 1008001.06 chromosome A08, Gossypium_hirsutum_v2.1, whole genome shotgun sequence genome encodes:
- the LOC107905276 gene encoding protein LEAD-SENSITIVE 1: MGQPQSKPSKPSIPRFPQPGDHIYCERKGGLYDHHGIYVGDDMVIHLQGAAKKLGELPTCHKCGDKRVVNGEIAKVCIDCFLDGDTLQIYEYGVTYPEFSKRKRGTCCPRYSRPPHLVISAATDFLERNGFGPYDMFTNNCEHFAVCCKTGSADSYQIEGHIEGVIDTGPFAMVGASVVVAAYSISKGVSQKSSSW, translated from the exons ATGGGACAGCCACAAAGCAAACCAAGCAAACCAAGCATACCAAGGTTTCCTCAACCAGGGGATCACATCTACTGTGAAAGAAAGGGAGGTCTCTATGATCACCATG GAATATATGTGGGGGACGACATGGTGATTCATCTCCAGGGAGCAGCCAAGAAACTTGGGGAGCTACCTACATGCCATAAATGTGGAGACAAGCGAGTCGTAAATGGTGAAATAGCAAAAGTATGCATAGATTGTTTCCTTGATGGTGACACGCTCCAGATCTATGAGTATGGAGTTACCTATCCAGAATTCTCTAAAAGAAAACGTGGTACTTGTTGCCCACGCTATTCCAGGCCTCCCCATTTAGTTATTAGCGCCGCAACTGATTTCCTTGAACGGAATGGGTTTGGCCCCTACGACATGTTTACTAACAACTGTGAGCACTTCGCTGTGTGTTGCAAAACAGGCTCTGCCGACAGTTACCAGATTGAAGGCCATATTGAAGGAGTTATTGATACTGGTCCCTTTGCTATGGTTGGTGCCTCTGTTGTTGTGGCAGCTTATAGTATTTCGAAAGGCGTTAGCCAAAAATCAAGCTCCTGGTAA